DNA sequence from the Nicotiana tomentosiformis chromosome 3, ASM39032v3, whole genome shotgun sequence genome:
tccagggtgttctctaagatcgacttgagatcagggtatcatcagctaaagattcgtGCTTCGGATGTTGCGAAGACAgctttccagactagatatggccactatgagtttctggtgatgtctttcggctTATCCAATgccccgacaacgtttatggatttgatgaactgggtgttcatgCCATACATTGACTCTtttgtcattatcttcattgatgacatattgatctccTCACGTGGCATGGAGGAGCACGACTagcatttgagagttgtgcttcagaccttgcggaaatagaagctatatgctaagttctccaagtgcgagttctggttagattatgTGGCACTCCTGAGGCATGTCGTATCTGGAGAGGGTtttaaggtagatcccaggaagatcgaggcagtccatagttggcctcgtcctgccacagcgaccgagatcaggagtttcttagggttagcaagttattatcgctggtttgtagagggcttctcatatattgtagcacctttgactagattgacccagaagggtgctctgttccgatggtccgatgattgcgaggctatcttttagaagctcaagaccgcattgactacaacaccagtgttagtgttgccttccggttcaagAATGTATAATGTGTATTGTGACACTTAACGCATTGGactgggttgtgtattaatgcaagaggggcaagttattgcatatacttcacgtcagctgaagccccataagaagaattatcccatacatgatttggagttggccgcgatagttcatgctgtcaagatctagaggcattatctttatgtggtgtcctgtgaggtttacaccgatcatcgcagcttgcaacatttgttcaagtagagtgatctcaatttgagacagcgcaggTGTCTTGatttactaaaggactatgatattaccatcctttatcatctgggcaaaatgaatgtggttgcggatgccttgagcagaaaggccgagagtatgggtagtttggccttcattttagcagaggagaGGCAATTGGCTTTGGACactcagtccttggctaacagacttgtgaggttgcatatttcagagcccaaccaagttcttgcatgcgtccTTGCTCAGTCTTTATTATTTGAgtggatcaaggctcgtcagtacgacgatccgcacttgttggttcttagggagacgatactacagggtggtgccaaggaggttacaatcggtgaggatggtgttatGCGACTCCAGGGTTGTCTACGTATTCCTAATGTTGATGaattgagggagaagattctagaggaggcacacagttctcagtattctattcatctaggtgctacgaagatgtatcgtgacctaaggcagcattattggtagtggaggatgaagaaggacatagttgagtatgtagtgaGATGCttaaattgccagtaggttaaTCATGAGCACCAAAAACAAGTGGCCTACTTCAACAGATGGTTATAcatgagtggaaataggagcaaatcactatggacttcgtagttgagtTGCCGTGgaatttgaggaagtttgatgtagtttgggtcattgttgacagattgaccaagtcggcacactttattctggtTGTGACTACGTACACGTCatagagattggcccagatttacattcaagaGATTGTTCGTTTGCATGGTGTTCCTATTTCCATCATCTCAGATAggggccctcagttcactttgcACTTTTGGAAagcagtatagagtgagttgggcACCCGGGTAGAGCTTAGaacaacctttcatccacagatcgat
Encoded proteins:
- the LOC138908295 gene encoding uncharacterized protein; the encoded protein is MNVVADALSRKAESMGSLAFILAEERQLALDTQSLANRLVRLHISEPNQVLACVLAQSLLFEWIKARQYDDPHLLVLRETILQGGAKEVTIGEDGVMRLQGCLRIPNVDELREKILEEAHSSQYSIHLGATKMYRDLRQHYW